A portion of the Nomia melanderi isolate GNS246 chromosome 2, iyNomMela1, whole genome shotgun sequence genome contains these proteins:
- the Patronin gene encoding calmodulin-regulated spectrin-associated protein patronin isoform X16 → MHLIGDHFSVSPCAPSDQTEVSKFGITNRPRPTVEKELFKVYRCCKDQEHLKPQIVHALSNAELYCLALANIYSDPNYHNQNHCGILQALARKGVYLTEPNNTQLTETILIQNSPLKMSAHMAVIEGLMVLYAKEVVTGDRLVSAIRRFDPQAEVEVPADHEKGLLLWISHASHALIAKIQTEEGAGDKTRLPELPAAKDFQSLCDGVGLAAVVAFYCPGELNWMDIRVSKRPSVADALHNLSLVHAFCNRCLPYSIFHMQPEDVTYMRGSMKQNLVVFLADMYNVLEIHPAKCVRYPGEERAMQFLDACPRNSHGVAHKRSLPQSIAPIPDLRSNLSVSAPGFTVAKAASSSSVKKSQSLQQTAENYSHDDRRTGSEESFVVHRGKGIPTLSSVADEKSVARADAAGRPSNWEEQRRSSYAGRRSRRNSVSDDSQLTIENFGGSQDNLHNFGRNPDKEVGVHIGKRSTTEPTLPARSSVQDVYGSGVQHILADNGYGNDEPPRLRRQTSNSSLDNVALKQILHSSDNDNSEGDTSKLASFANLNRQSSEKGINLTYTESEDATTKSNLTIKKHGQTNGNGNGEKKTTFATLPNTTTWQQQSNQQSQQAEQHSVDENGGNTIMASQLNNIRLKLEEKRRHIENEKRRMEVVMSKQRQKVGKAAFLQAVTKGKVKSPSSSTSGGDSPAEIGPPTPVTSGSSGETPTSVSETTPVPQQPFQEKPQRPFSLKEISEDVRDVEHKWLEHDGNAPFIETRRTPDIENMDLEQYHQSISQLNNSLSEIQGDIQRLANQQNQIQQQHLMSQHQQQMQQQLQQLQSLSQHHMQSFGMSAMNTLSSKLQEPQQSQFYLHDQPQLQRRMWGQPPPTQSLANEIAAVGYQQSMDPRYGSQSTGYQQDMRLYQDTRNWGTHSHQQKGFVLHDTPPEPRYLNGGDHSLCNNQMSHPGSTYPTSSSIFNQTPPSSASPQHRNAVHRISQLMSESPEPKRPTVHHIPIKCESPTEKRQVTALHAPVPAPPVDDMKPQNISFIGNDDELSQGIRGLHITSGSRTYRIPSPTRPSISRNSFQPHPSLREATPSPSGTPEVTPLDPTDAGEKGFYICFDNDAPKKPKPTLRVKRTSPKKERTASSYVENEDFTVRPESPATISDRQKLLETQRELDREKQRHIDERDFQRHEIRDKELQREVEREKQRERRETSAENRQSGVGLVIGNQLANPDPNSLDEMERKKERIMLLSLQRRQQQEEMKERKEAEAQARREQEKLKAEERARKKEEERQRRAAILEQHKVKKAIEEAEREGKVIDKELLNAIKPTKLRNKTATTRPRPKTIHVDAGAELDSGALTPSRGKKGSSSNLSTASLTSPTMRRDYYRGSQDSLTAAHFDERRSGPFYRGGSLRVSSVDSPDDGRGSSPCRSMNQLGRRGSYKTSRDVQEPQQQVRGRPKYPSYQNFKGRKSNSLMNLCGSSSDQDGMMCRYTDTDSGLGRATPPRRAPSPGMGSMRHLPSPSGPGSLPPGLMTKRRVFDDGSSDISSTPSSMMDYNGPRLYKQPTTKSNRGIMLNAVEYCVFPGTVNKEAKKRVLDEIARSESKHFLILFRDAGCQFRALYSYCPDREEVSKLYGTGPKQVMDKMFDKFFKYNSGGKCFSQVHTKHLTVTIDAFTIHNSLWQGKKVNLPNKKDMPLVI, encoded by the exons GATCAAGAACACCTGAAGCCGCAGATTGTCCACGCACTTTCCAATGCAGAACTGTACTGCCTGGCGCTGGCAAACATCTACTCGGATCCAAATTACCACAATCAGAACCACTGCGGTATTCTGCAAGCCCTTGCCAGAAAAGGTGTTTACCTCACGGAACCAAATAACACTCAACTCACCGAAACAATCCTCATTCAAAATTCACCACTCAAAATG TCCGCGCATATGGCTGTGATAGAGGGCCTGATGGTCTTGTACGCGAAAGAGGTCGTGACCGGGGATCGATTGGTCTCGGCGATACGCCGGTTCGATCCCCAGGCGGAGGTGGAGGTCCCGGCCGACCACGAGAAAGGGCTTCTTCTTTGGATAAGCCACGCATCGCACGCGTTGATCGCGAAAATCCAAACGGAGGAGGGCGCCGGCGACAAAACGCGACTGCCAGAGCTACCAGCTGCTAAGGACTTCCAATCGTTATGTGACGGGGTTGGCCTGGCCGCAGTGGTGGCGTTTTATTGCCCCGGCGAGCTGAACTGGATGGACATCAGGGTGTCGAAGAGACCCTCGGTGGCGGACGCGCTGCACAATCTGTCATTGGTTCACGCGTTTTGTAACAGATGTTTACCGTATTCCATTTTTCACATGCAACCGGAGGACGTAACGTACATGAGGGG gTCTATGAAGCAAAATTTAGTCGTTTTTCTGGCGGACATGTATAACGTGTTGGAGATCCACCCTGCAAAGTGCGTACGTTACCCCGGCGAGGAGAGGGCGATGCAGTTCTTAGATG CCTGCCCGCGCAATAGTCATGGTGTAGCTCATAAAAGAAGTCTGCCACAGTCTATAGCTCCGATACCTGATCTGAGAAGCAACCTCTCCGTATCCGCGCCAGGCTTCACAG TTGCGAAAGCAGCATCGTCCTCCTCTGTCAAGAAGTCGCAATCATTGCAACAGACTGCCGAAAATTACTCTCACGATGACAG ACGGACGGGGAGCGAGGAGAGTTTCGTGGTTCATCGTGGTAAAGGCATTCCTACGTTAAGCTCCGTAGCAGATGAGAAGTCGGTAGCTAGAGCAGATGCCGCTGGTCGGCCGAGCAATTGGGAAGAACAGAGGAGAAGTTCTTATGCTGGCCGACGATCTAGGCGTAACAGCGTTTCGGATGACTCTCAGCTGACTATAGAAAACTTCGGTGGTTCTCAG GATAATTTACACAACTTCGGTAGAAATCCAGATAAAGAGGTTGGAGTTCATATTGGCAAACGGAGTACGACCGAGCCGACATTGCCTGCAAGATCGAGCGTTCAGGACGTGTATGGTAGTGGTGTGCAGCACATACTCGCGGACAACGGCTATGGAAATGATGAGCCTCCGAGATTGAGAAGGCAGACCTCGAACTCGAGCTTGGACAACGTGGCGCTGAAGCAAATTCTACATTCCAGTGATAACGATAATTCGGAGGGGGACACGTCGAAATTAGCTAGCTTCGCGAACTTGAACAGGCAAAGCTCAGAGAAAGGGATCAATTTAACTTACACCGAATCAGAGGATGCCACGACGAAATCGAATCTTACGATCAAGAAACACGGCCAGACAAACGGCAATGGTAACGGCGAGAAAAAAACAACGTTTGCCACGTTACCGAATACGACTACATGGCAGCAACAAAGCAACCAGCAGTCCCAACAGGCGGAACAACATTCTGTTG ATGAAAACGGTGGTAACACGATTATGGCCTCACAACTGAATAATATTAGattgaaactcgaagagaaacgTCGGCACATAGAGAACGAGAAGAGGAGAATGGAGGTTGTTATGTCGAAACAACGTCAGAAAGTGGGGAAAGCTGCGTTTTTGCAAGCTGTTACGAAG GGTAAGGTTAAGTCTCCCTCTTCATCAACGTCTGGGGGGGACAGTCCGGCCGAAATCGGTCCCCCCACTCCTGTAACCTCCGGATCTTCGGGGGAGACCCCGACAAGTGTTTCCGAGACGACCCCTGTACCCCAACAACCCTTTCAAGAAAAACCACAGAGACCCTTCTCGCTCAAG GAGATTAGTGAGGATGTGCGGGATGTAGAACATAAATGGTTGGAGCATGATGGTAATGCACCATTTATTGAAACAAGACGTACTCCAGACATTGAAAATATGGATCTTGAGCAGTATCATCAGTCTATATCACA ATTGAATAATAGTCTTAGTGAAATACAAGGAGACATACAGCGTTTAGCCAATCAGCAGAATCAGATACAACAGCAACATTTAATGTCACAGCATCAACAACAGATGCAGCAACAATTACAACAATTGCAAAGTCTGAGTCAGCATCATATGCaa AGTTTTGGAATGTCAGCCATGAACACTTTAAGCTCCAAATTACAAGAGCCTCAACAGtcacaattttatttacatgaTCAACCACAGTTGCAAAGACGAATGTGGGGTCAACCACCTCCTACTCAAAGTTTAGCAAATGAAATAGCTGCCGTAGGTTATCAACAGTCAATGGATCCACGATATGGGTCTCAATCAACAG gTTATCAGCAAGATATGCGTTTATATCAAGATACGCGAAATTGGGGAACACATTCTCACCAACAAAAAGGATTTGTTTTACATGATACTCCTCCAGAACCGAGGTATCTTAATGGTGGGGATCATAGTCTTTGTAATAATCAAATGAGTCATCCTGGTTCTACATATCCAACGTCTTCATCTATCTTTAATCAAACACCACCGTCTTCTGCTAGTCCTCAACATCGAAATGCT gTTCATCGAATAAGCCAGTTAATGAGTGAAAGTCCAGAACCAAAAAGGCCGACTGTACATCATATACCAATTAAGTGTGAAAGCCCTACAGAGAAGAGACAGGTTACTGCATTGCATGCACCTGTTCCAGCTCCACCAGTTGATGACATGAAACCACAAAATATATCGTTTATTG GAAATGATGATGAACTTTCACAAGGCATAAGAGGTTTGCACATCACGTCTGGCAGCCGTACATATAGAATTCCATCACCAACTAGACCTTCAATATCACGTAATTCATTTCAACCTCATCCATCATTAAGAGAGGCCACACCATCTCCATCAGGTACTCCAGAGGTCACGCCTCTCGATCCAACGGATGCTGGTGAAAAAGGTTTTTACATATGTTTCGATAATGACGCACCGAAGAAACCAAAACCAACTCTTAGAGTAAAGAGAACGTCTCCCAAGAAG gaACGAACAGCATCATCATATGTTGAAAACGAAGATTTTACCGTACGACCCGAATCTCCGGCTACCATTTCAGATAGACAAAAACTATTAGAGACTCAACGAGAGTTAGATCGAGAAAAACAGCGTCACATAGACGAAAGGGACTTCCAACGACATGAAATTAGAGATAAAGAGCTGCAAAGAGAAGTGGAAAGAGAAAAGCAAAGGGAAAGACGCGAGACCAGCGCAGAAAATCGACAATCAGGCGTTGGTTTAGTAATTGGAAATCAACTTGCGAATCCGGATCCA aattctCTGGATGAAATGGAACGTAAGAAAGAACGTATAATGCTTCTATCGCTGCAAAGAAGACAGCAGcaagaagaaatgaaagaaaggaaggaagctGAGGCACAAGCGCGTAGAgaacaagaaaaattaaaagcaGAAGAAAGAGCTcgtaaaaaggaagaagaaagacaGCGAAGAGCAGCTATTTTAGAACAACATAAAGTAAAGAAGGCAATAGAAGAGGCAGAAAGAGAA GGCAAAGTTATCGATAAGGAGCTTCTCAATgcaataaaaccaacaaaactacgTAATAAGACTGCTACAACTCGACCAAGACCTAAGACTATTCATGTGGATGCTGGTGCGGAATTGGATTCTGGAGCTCTTACGCCTAGTCGTGGCAAAAAGGGTTCTTCTTCGAATCTCAGTACAG CGTCGCTGACCTCCCCGACGATGAGACGAGACTACTACCGAGGCTCGCAGGACAGTCTCACTGCTGCTCATTTCGATGAACGACGTTCCGGCCCTTTTTATCGGGGCGGCAGTCTCAGGG TATCTTCCGTAGATTCACCCGACGACGGTAGAGGTTCCTCGCCTTGTCGAAGTATGAATCAGCTTGGCCGACGTGGTTCCTACAAGACGTCCAGAG ATGTGCAGGAGCCTCAGCAACAGGTTAGAGGCAGGCCTAAATACCCGAGTTACCAAAACTTTAAGGGGAGAAAATCTAATTCCTTGATGAATTTGTGTG GTTCGAGTAGTGATCAAGACGGTATGATGTGTCGATACACAGATACGGACAGCGGACTGGGCAGGGCAACACCACCGAGGAGGGCACCGAGTCCTGGCATGGGCAGCATGAGGCATCTTCCTTCACCATCAGGGCCTGGCTCTTTACCACCTGGTTTGATGACTAAAAGAAGGGTTTTCGATGACGGTAGCAGTGACATCAGTAGCACGCCAAGTTCGATGATGGACTATAATG GTCCAAGATTGTATAAACAGCCTACGACTAAGTCGAATCGTGGTATTATGTTAAATGCCGTGGAATACTGCGTATTTCCTGGTACGGTGAACAAGGAAGCAAAAAAAAGAGTTTTAGACGAAATTGCGAGATCGGAGAGCAagcattttcttattttatttcgagATGCTGGTTGCCAATTCCGGGCTCTCTACTCATACTGCCCTGACAGAGAAGAAGTATCGAAGTTGTACGGTACTGGACCGAAACAAGTTATGGATAAAATGTTCGACAAGTTTTTCAA atacaATTCGGGTGGAAAATGTTTTTCCCAAGTTCATACGAAGCATCTGACTGTAACCATAGATGCCTTTACAATACACAATAGTCTTTGGCAAGGGAAGAAAGTGAATTTGCCGAACAAGAAAGACATGCCTCtcgtcatatag
- the Patronin gene encoding calmodulin-regulated spectrin-associated protein patronin isoform X17: protein MWSAISRLFVKGKTVEPAPRTEDRTCDGVPGTVVHDFDAMDRNAGDDRRKGPAGEPQHAGPESEHFSDAYDSRQAKQRASVKWLLSKAYNNRVPENLREPYYVDHEDQEHLKPQIVHALSNAELYCLALANIYSDPNYHNQNHCGILQALARKGVYLTEPNNTQLTETILIQNSPLKMSAHMAVIEGLMVLYAKEVVTGDRLVSAIRRFDPQAEVEVPADHEKGLLLWISHASHALIAKIQTEEGAGDKTRLPELPAAKDFQSLCDGVGLAAVVAFYCPGELNWMDIRVSKRPSVADALHNLSLVHAFCNRCLPYSIFHMQPEDVTYMRGSMKQNLVVFLADMYNVLEIHPAKCVRYPGEERAMQFLDACPRNSHGVAHKRSLPQSIAPIPDLRSNLSVSAPGFTVAKAASSSSVKKSQSLQQTAENYSHDDRRTGSEESFVVHRGKGIPTLSSVADEKSVARADAAGRPSNWEEQRRSSYAGRRSRRNSVSDDSQLTIENFGGSQDNLHNFGRNPDKEVGVHIGKRSTTEPTLPARSSVQDVYGSGVQHILADNGYGNDEPPRLRRQTSNSSLDNVALKQILHSSDNDNSEGDTSKLASFANLNRQSSEKGINLTYTESEDATTKSNLTIKKHGQTNGNGNGEKKTTFATLPNTTTWQQQSNQQSQQAEQHSVDENGGNTIMASQLNNIRLKLEEKRRHIENEKRRMEVVMSKQRQKVGKAAFLQAVTKGKVKSPSSSTSGGDSPAEIGPPTPVTSGSSGETPTSVSETTPVPQQPFQEKPQRPFSLKEISEDVRDVEHKWLEHDGNAPFIETRRTPDIENMDLEQYHQSISQLNNSLSEIQGDIQRLANQQNQIQQQHLMSQHQQQMQQQLQQLQSLSQHHMQSFGMSAMNTLSSKLQEPQQSQFYLHDQPQLQRRMWGQPPPTQSLANEIAAVGYQQSMDPRYGSQSTGYQQDMRLYQDTRNWGTHSHQQKGFVLHDTPPEPRYLNGGDHSLCNNQMSHPGSTYPTSSSIFNQTPPSSASPQHRNAVHRISQLMSESPEPKRPTVHHIPIKCESPTEKRQVTALHAPVPAPPVDDMKPQNISFIGNDDELSQGIRGLHITSGSRTYRIPSPTRPSISRNSFQPHPSLREATPSPSGTPEVTPLDPTDAGEKGFYICFDNDAPKKPKPTLRVKRTSPKKERTASSYVENEDFTVRPESPATISDRQKLLETQRELDREKQRHIDERDFQRHEIRDKELQREVEREKQRERRETSAENRQSGVGLVIGNQLANPDPNSLDEMERKKERIMLLSLQRRQQQEEMKERKEAEAQARREQEKLKAEERARKKEEERQRRAAILEQHKVKKAIEEAEREGKVIDKELLNAIKPTKLRNKTATTRPRPKTIHVDAGAELDSGALTPSRGKKGSSSNLSTDVQEPQQQVRGRPKYPSYQNFKGRKSNSLMNLCGSSSDQDGMMCRYTDTDSGLGRATPPRRAPSPGMGSMRHLPSPSGPGSLPPGLMTKRRVFDDGSSDISSTPSSMMDYNGPRLYKQPTTKSNRGIMLNAVEYCVFPGTVNKEAKKRVLDEIARSESKHFLILFRDAGCQFRALYSYCPDREEVSKLYGTGPKQVMDKMFDKFFKYNSGGKCFSQVHTKHLTVTIDAFTIHNSLWQGKKVNLPNKKDMPLVI from the exons GATCAAGAACACCTGAAGCCGCAGATTGTCCACGCACTTTCCAATGCAGAACTGTACTGCCTGGCGCTGGCAAACATCTACTCGGATCCAAATTACCACAATCAGAACCACTGCGGTATTCTGCAAGCCCTTGCCAGAAAAGGTGTTTACCTCACGGAACCAAATAACACTCAACTCACCGAAACAATCCTCATTCAAAATTCACCACTCAAAATG TCCGCGCATATGGCTGTGATAGAGGGCCTGATGGTCTTGTACGCGAAAGAGGTCGTGACCGGGGATCGATTGGTCTCGGCGATACGCCGGTTCGATCCCCAGGCGGAGGTGGAGGTCCCGGCCGACCACGAGAAAGGGCTTCTTCTTTGGATAAGCCACGCATCGCACGCGTTGATCGCGAAAATCCAAACGGAGGAGGGCGCCGGCGACAAAACGCGACTGCCAGAGCTACCAGCTGCTAAGGACTTCCAATCGTTATGTGACGGGGTTGGCCTGGCCGCAGTGGTGGCGTTTTATTGCCCCGGCGAGCTGAACTGGATGGACATCAGGGTGTCGAAGAGACCCTCGGTGGCGGACGCGCTGCACAATCTGTCATTGGTTCACGCGTTTTGTAACAGATGTTTACCGTATTCCATTTTTCACATGCAACCGGAGGACGTAACGTACATGAGGGG gTCTATGAAGCAAAATTTAGTCGTTTTTCTGGCGGACATGTATAACGTGTTGGAGATCCACCCTGCAAAGTGCGTACGTTACCCCGGCGAGGAGAGGGCGATGCAGTTCTTAGATG CCTGCCCGCGCAATAGTCATGGTGTAGCTCATAAAAGAAGTCTGCCACAGTCTATAGCTCCGATACCTGATCTGAGAAGCAACCTCTCCGTATCCGCGCCAGGCTTCACAG TTGCGAAAGCAGCATCGTCCTCCTCTGTCAAGAAGTCGCAATCATTGCAACAGACTGCCGAAAATTACTCTCACGATGACAG ACGGACGGGGAGCGAGGAGAGTTTCGTGGTTCATCGTGGTAAAGGCATTCCTACGTTAAGCTCCGTAGCAGATGAGAAGTCGGTAGCTAGAGCAGATGCCGCTGGTCGGCCGAGCAATTGGGAAGAACAGAGGAGAAGTTCTTATGCTGGCCGACGATCTAGGCGTAACAGCGTTTCGGATGACTCTCAGCTGACTATAGAAAACTTCGGTGGTTCTCAG GATAATTTACACAACTTCGGTAGAAATCCAGATAAAGAGGTTGGAGTTCATATTGGCAAACGGAGTACGACCGAGCCGACATTGCCTGCAAGATCGAGCGTTCAGGACGTGTATGGTAGTGGTGTGCAGCACATACTCGCGGACAACGGCTATGGAAATGATGAGCCTCCGAGATTGAGAAGGCAGACCTCGAACTCGAGCTTGGACAACGTGGCGCTGAAGCAAATTCTACATTCCAGTGATAACGATAATTCGGAGGGGGACACGTCGAAATTAGCTAGCTTCGCGAACTTGAACAGGCAAAGCTCAGAGAAAGGGATCAATTTAACTTACACCGAATCAGAGGATGCCACGACGAAATCGAATCTTACGATCAAGAAACACGGCCAGACAAACGGCAATGGTAACGGCGAGAAAAAAACAACGTTTGCCACGTTACCGAATACGACTACATGGCAGCAACAAAGCAACCAGCAGTCCCAACAGGCGGAACAACATTCTGTTG ATGAAAACGGTGGTAACACGATTATGGCCTCACAACTGAATAATATTAGattgaaactcgaagagaaacgTCGGCACATAGAGAACGAGAAGAGGAGAATGGAGGTTGTTATGTCGAAACAACGTCAGAAAGTGGGGAAAGCTGCGTTTTTGCAAGCTGTTACGAAG GGTAAGGTTAAGTCTCCCTCTTCATCAACGTCTGGGGGGGACAGTCCGGCCGAAATCGGTCCCCCCACTCCTGTAACCTCCGGATCTTCGGGGGAGACCCCGACAAGTGTTTCCGAGACGACCCCTGTACCCCAACAACCCTTTCAAGAAAAACCACAGAGACCCTTCTCGCTCAAG GAGATTAGTGAGGATGTGCGGGATGTAGAACATAAATGGTTGGAGCATGATGGTAATGCACCATTTATTGAAACAAGACGTACTCCAGACATTGAAAATATGGATCTTGAGCAGTATCATCAGTCTATATCACA ATTGAATAATAGTCTTAGTGAAATACAAGGAGACATACAGCGTTTAGCCAATCAGCAGAATCAGATACAACAGCAACATTTAATGTCACAGCATCAACAACAGATGCAGCAACAATTACAACAATTGCAAAGTCTGAGTCAGCATCATATGCaa AGTTTTGGAATGTCAGCCATGAACACTTTAAGCTCCAAATTACAAGAGCCTCAACAGtcacaattttatttacatgaTCAACCACAGTTGCAAAGACGAATGTGGGGTCAACCACCTCCTACTCAAAGTTTAGCAAATGAAATAGCTGCCGTAGGTTATCAACAGTCAATGGATCCACGATATGGGTCTCAATCAACAG gTTATCAGCAAGATATGCGTTTATATCAAGATACGCGAAATTGGGGAACACATTCTCACCAACAAAAAGGATTTGTTTTACATGATACTCCTCCAGAACCGAGGTATCTTAATGGTGGGGATCATAGTCTTTGTAATAATCAAATGAGTCATCCTGGTTCTACATATCCAACGTCTTCATCTATCTTTAATCAAACACCACCGTCTTCTGCTAGTCCTCAACATCGAAATGCT gTTCATCGAATAAGCCAGTTAATGAGTGAAAGTCCAGAACCAAAAAGGCCGACTGTACATCATATACCAATTAAGTGTGAAAGCCCTACAGAGAAGAGACAGGTTACTGCATTGCATGCACCTGTTCCAGCTCCACCAGTTGATGACATGAAACCACAAAATATATCGTTTATTG GAAATGATGATGAACTTTCACAAGGCATAAGAGGTTTGCACATCACGTCTGGCAGCCGTACATATAGAATTCCATCACCAACTAGACCTTCAATATCACGTAATTCATTTCAACCTCATCCATCATTAAGAGAGGCCACACCATCTCCATCAGGTACTCCAGAGGTCACGCCTCTCGATCCAACGGATGCTGGTGAAAAAGGTTTTTACATATGTTTCGATAATGACGCACCGAAGAAACCAAAACCAACTCTTAGAGTAAAGAGAACGTCTCCCAAGAAG gaACGAACAGCATCATCATATGTTGAAAACGAAGATTTTACCGTACGACCCGAATCTCCGGCTACCATTTCAGATAGACAAAAACTATTAGAGACTCAACGAGAGTTAGATCGAGAAAAACAGCGTCACATAGACGAAAGGGACTTCCAACGACATGAAATTAGAGATAAAGAGCTGCAAAGAGAAGTGGAAAGAGAAAAGCAAAGGGAAAGACGCGAGACCAGCGCAGAAAATCGACAATCAGGCGTTGGTTTAGTAATTGGAAATCAACTTGCGAATCCGGATCCA aattctCTGGATGAAATGGAACGTAAGAAAGAACGTATAATGCTTCTATCGCTGCAAAGAAGACAGCAGcaagaagaaatgaaagaaaggaaggaagctGAGGCACAAGCGCGTAGAgaacaagaaaaattaaaagcaGAAGAAAGAGCTcgtaaaaaggaagaagaaagacaGCGAAGAGCAGCTATTTTAGAACAACATAAAGTAAAGAAGGCAATAGAAGAGGCAGAAAGAGAA GGCAAAGTTATCGATAAGGAGCTTCTCAATgcaataaaaccaacaaaactacgTAATAAGACTGCTACAACTCGACCAAGACCTAAGACTATTCATGTGGATGCTGGTGCGGAATTGGATTCTGGAGCTCTTACGCCTAGTCGTGGCAAAAAGGGTTCTTCTTCGAATCTCAGTACAG ATGTGCAGGAGCCTCAGCAACAGGTTAGAGGCAGGCCTAAATACCCGAGTTACCAAAACTTTAAGGGGAGAAAATCTAATTCCTTGATGAATTTGTGTG GTTCGAGTAGTGATCAAGACGGTATGATGTGTCGATACACAGATACGGACAGCGGACTGGGCAGGGCAACACCACCGAGGAGGGCACCGAGTCCTGGCATGGGCAGCATGAGGCATCTTCCTTCACCATCAGGGCCTGGCTCTTTACCACCTGGTTTGATGACTAAAAGAAGGGTTTTCGATGACGGTAGCAGTGACATCAGTAGCACGCCAAGTTCGATGATGGACTATAATG GTCCAAGATTGTATAAACAGCCTACGACTAAGTCGAATCGTGGTATTATGTTAAATGCCGTGGAATACTGCGTATTTCCTGGTACGGTGAACAAGGAAGCAAAAAAAAGAGTTTTAGACGAAATTGCGAGATCGGAGAGCAagcattttcttattttatttcgagATGCTGGTTGCCAATTCCGGGCTCTCTACTCATACTGCCCTGACAGAGAAGAAGTATCGAAGTTGTACGGTACTGGACCGAAACAAGTTATGGATAAAATGTTCGACAAGTTTTTCAA atacaATTCGGGTGGAAAATGTTTTTCCCAAGTTCATACGAAGCATCTGACTGTAACCATAGATGCCTTTACAATACACAATAGTCTTTGGCAAGGGAAGAAAGTGAATTTGCCGAACAAGAAAGACATGCCTCtcgtcatatag